One genomic region from Bacillus sp. SLBN-46 encodes:
- a CDS encoding VanZ family protein → MGKRKWWIIAAIIWMTGIFCATQLPYFTGENTSKTIEKVVDTEHKSIDTPSADHGVIEVLNFFIRKATHLTAFGILAFLLFKSLETTRFPYIFAWGITSLYAMSDEYHQSFMPGRMATYKDVLIDAFGALIVLSVVYLFKRKRKMTRAY, encoded by the coding sequence ATGGGAAAAAGAAAATGGTGGATTATAGCGGCTATCATATGGATGACGGGGATCTTTTGTGCGACCCAGCTTCCGTACTTTACGGGGGAAAATACGTCAAAGACCATTGAAAAGGTAGTTGATACAGAACATAAAAGCATCGATACACCAAGTGCGGACCATGGGGTGATTGAGGTGCTAAACTTCTTTATCCGAAAGGCGACACATCTGACGGCATTTGGTATCCTGGCCTTTTTACTGTTCAAATCACTGGAAACCACTCGTTTTCCATACATATTCGCATGGGGCATAACGTCCCTATACGCGATGAGCGATGAATATCATCAATCCTTTATGCCAGGCAGGATGGCTACTTATAAGGATGTCCTAATTGATGCCTTTGGGGCATTGATCGTTTTGTCGGTTGTGTATCTATTTAAGAGAAAAAGGAAGATGACGAGGGCCTATTAA
- a CDS encoding spore germination protein has translation MSLGPGQVKINTVSGGLVQFGGAVFVSPKSASKSAYGSGAANTGAHIITVTGTSATNNLDSDVVDQPIVNDN, from the coding sequence ATGTCGTTGGGACCTGGGCAAGTGAAGATTAATACAGTGAGTGGTGGTTTGGTTCAGTTTGGCGGAGCGGTGTTTGTTTCGCCGAAAAGCGCCTCAAAAAGTGCCTATGGTTCAGGAGCCGCCAATACTGGTGCTCACATCATAACGGTTACTGGAACAAGCGCAACAAATAATTTAGATTCTGATGTTGTCGATCAGCCAATTGTTAATGATAACTAG